One part of the Arabidopsis thaliana chromosome 1 sequence genome encodes these proteins:
- a CDS encoding plant/protein (Protein of unknown function, DUF538) (Protein of unknown function, DUF538; INVOLVED IN: biological_process unknown; LOCATED IN: apoplast; EXPRESSED IN: 22 plant structures; EXPRESSED DURING: 14 growth stages; CONTAINS InterPro DOMAIN/s: Protein of unknown function DUF538 (InterPro:IPR007493); BEST Arabidopsis thaliana protein match is: Protein of unknown function, DUF538 (TAIR:AT1G56580.1); Has 409 Blast hits to 409 proteins in 33 species: Archae - 0; Bacteria - 2; Metazoa - 0; Fungi - 4; Plants - 403; Viruses - 0; Other Eukaryotes - 0 (source: NCBI BLink).) encodes MGLVTEEVRAKAEMYTGDEICREKTKCFLKEISMPNGLLPLKDIEEVGYDRESGVVWLKQKKSITHKFTEIDKLVSYGTEVTAIVETGKIKKLTGVKAKELLIWVTINEIYTEEPPTKITFKTPTTLSRTFPVTAFIVPEEPAKEEPAKEEPAKEKSSEATEAKEAVAIKEAVAVKEAA; translated from the coding sequence atggGTTTGGTTACAGAGGAGGTGAGAGCTAAGGCAGAGATGTACACCGGAGATGAGATATGtagagagaagacaaagtgtttcCTCAAGGAAATATCTATGCCCAATGGTTTATTACCATTGAAGGATATAGAAGAGGTTGGGTATGACAGAGAGTCAGGTGTTGTATGgctgaagcagaagaagagcaTCACTCACAAGTTCACAGAGATAGATAAGCTTGTCTCCTATGGAACCGAAGTCACAGCCATTGTTGAGACCGGGAAAATCAAGAAGCTCACTGGAGTCAAAGCCAAGGAACTTCTTATTTGGGTCACTATCAATGAGATCTATACCGAGGAACCCCCTACCAAGATCACGTTCAAGACACCGACCACACTGTCCAGGACTTTCCCGGTCACAGCTTTTATAGTCCCAGAAGAACCTGCCAAGGAGGAACCTGCCAAAGAGGAACCTGCCAAGGAGAAGAGCAGCGAAGCCACCGAGGCCAAGGAGGCTGTTGCAATCAAGGAGGCTGTCGCAGTCAAAGAGGCGGCCTAA
- a CDS encoding agenet domain-containing protein (agenet domain-containing protein; FUNCTIONS IN: RNA binding; INVOLVED IN: biological_process unknown; LOCATED IN: chloroplast; EXPRESSED IN: 24 plant structures; EXPRESSED DURING: 15 growth stages; CONTAINS InterPro DOMAIN/s: Tudor-like, plant (InterPro:IPR014002), Agenet (InterPro:IPR008395); BEST Arabidopsis thaliana protein match is: agenet domain-containing protein (TAIR:AT3G06520.1); Has 769 Blast hits to 316 proteins in 28 species: Archae - 0; Bacteria - 0; Metazoa - 13; Fungi - 3; Plants - 733; Viruses - 0; Other Eukaryotes - 20 (source: NCBI BLink).) produces MLRPRRSLGVSSPAKQRKKAAPKNSMATRANRKRLPSYLKPGSAVEISSDEIGFRGSWYMGKVITIPSSSDKDSVKCQVEYTTLFFDKEGTKPLKEVVDMSQLRPPAPPMSEIEKKKKIVVGEEVDAFYNDGWWEGDVTEVLDDGKFSVFFRSSKEQIRFRKDELRFHREWVDGAWKPPLEETEEEEDESEEDKLDDSEDEEDILARVDLETTRAIAKQMFSSGTVVEVSSDEEGFQGCWFAAKVVEPVGEDKFLVEYRDLREKDGIEPLKEETDFLHIRPPPPRDEDIDFAVGDKINAFYNDGWWVGVVIDGMKHGTVGIYFRQSQEKMRFGRQGLRLHKDWVDGTWQLPLKGGKIKREKTVSCNRNVRPKKATEKQAFSIGTPIEVSPEEEGFEDSWFLAKLIEYRGKDKCLVEYDNLKAEDGKEPLREEVNVSRIRPLPLESVMVSPFERHDKVNALYNDGWWVGVIRKVLAKSSYLVLFKNTQELLKFHHSQLRLHQEWIDGKWITSFKSQKV; encoded by the exons ATGTTGCGGCCTCGCCGATCTCTTGGGGTTTCATCTCCGgcgaagcagaggaagaaagcTGCTCCTAAGAATTCCATGGCTACGAGAGCGAATCGAAAGCGTCTCCCTTCTTACCTCAAACCTGGCTCCGCCGTAGAAATCAGCTCCGACGAGATTGGATTCCGCGGCTCGTGGTACATGGGAAAAGTAATCACCATCCCATCTTCCTCAGATAAGGATTCCGTTAAATGCCAAGTCGAGTATACGACGCTCTTCTTCGATAAAGAGGGGACGAAGCCACTGAAGGAAGTTGTCGACATGAGTCAGCTTCGTCCTCCGGCCCCGCCAATGTCtgagatagagaagaagaagaagatcgtgGTTGGGGAAGAGGTCGACGCGTTTTACAATGACGGTTGGTGGGAAGGGGATGTGACTGAGGTTCTGGATGATGGGAAATTCAGTGTTTTCTTTAGGAGCTCTAAGGAACAGATTCGGTTTAGGAAAGATGAGTTACGGTTTCATAGGGAATGGGTTGATGGAGCTTGGAAGCCTCCATTAgaggaaacagaagaagaggaagatgaatcAGAGGAAGACAAATTAGACGACTCAGAAGACGAGGAG GATATTTTAGCCCGAGTGGATCTAGAAACTACCAGAGCAATCGCGAAACAAATGTTTTCCAGTGGCACTGTTGTCGAGGTTAGCAGCGATGAGGAAGGTTTCCAGGGGTGTTGGTTTGCAGCTAAAGTTGTTGAACCCGTTGGCGAAGACAAATTTCTTGTTGAGTACCGAGACTTGAGAGAAAAAGATGGTATAGAGcctttgaaagaagaaaccgaTTTTCTGCACATAAGGCCGCCACCACCAAGGGATGAGGATATTGATTTTGCTGTTGGTGACAAGATTAATGCATTTTACAATGACGGCTGGTGGGTAGGTGTTGTCATAGATGGTATGAAGCATGGAACGGTTGGTATATATTTTAGGCAATCACAAGAGAAGATGCGGTTTGGAAGGCAGGGGCTTCGTCTGCATAAAGATTGGGTTGACGGGACCTGGCAGCTACCACTGAAAGGAGGGAAGATAAAGAGGGAAAAG ACTGTTTCATGTAACCGGAACGTGAGACCCAAGAAAGCAACTGAGAAGCAAGCGTTCAGCATTGGAACTCCGATCGAGGTTAGCCCTGAGGAAGAAGGATTTGAAGATTCTTGGTTTCTTGCAAAACTTATTGAATACAGAGGAAAGGACAAATGCCTTGTAGAATATGATAATCTGAAAGCTGAAGATGGGAAAGAGCCTTTGAGAGAAGAGGTTAATGTTTCACGGATAAGGCCTCTGCCACTAGAGAGTGTCATGGTTAGTCCATTTGAGAGGCATGACAAAGTTAATGCTTTGTATAATGATGGATGGTGGGTTGGGGTGATTAGAAAGGTTCTTGCAAAGTCATCTTACCTGGTTCTCTTTAAAAATACTCAAGAGCTGCTAAAATTTCATCACTCTCAACTAAGGCTACATCAGGAATGGATTGATGGAAAGTGGATAACATCTTTTAAG tCTCAGAAGGTGTAA
- a CDS encoding golgi apparatus membrane protein-like protein ECHIDNA protein (unknown protein; FUNCTIONS IN: molecular_function unknown; INVOLVED IN: biological_process unknown; LOCATED IN: integral to membrane; EXPRESSED IN: 24 plant structures; EXPRESSED DURING: 15 growth stages; CONTAINS InterPro DOMAIN/s: Protein of unknown function DUF846, eukaryotic (InterPro:IPR008564); Has 518 Blast hits to 518 proteins in 206 species: Archae - 0; Bacteria - 0; Metazoa - 193; Fungi - 145; Plants - 73; Viruses - 0; Other Eukaryotes - 107 (source: NCBI BLink).), with translation MDPNNQIQAPVENYANPRTCLFHVLFKGAALAFYILSALFFNSFVIIFVVTVLLAALDFWVVKNVSGRILVGLRWWNEINDLGESVWKFESLDQESLARMNKKDSWLFWWTLYLAAAAWFILGVFSLIRFQADYLLVVGVCLSLNVANIIGFTKCKKDAKKQFQQFASQTIASRFQSTVQSAFTLV, from the exons ATGGACCCTAATAATCAG ATACAGGCACCAGTTGAAAATTATGCAAACCCAAGGACATGTCTTTTCCATGTTCTCTTCAAG GGTGCTGCGTTGGCGTTTTACATTCTCTctgctctcttcttcaacagcTTTGTCATCATCTTTGTAGTCACTGTTCTTCTTGCTGCTCTTGACTTCTGGGTGGTTAAGAATGTCAGTGGGCGTATACTGGTTGGTCTCAGGTGGTGGAACGAGATCAATGACTTGGGAGAAAGTGTCTGGAAATTCGAGTCTCTTGATCAGGAG TCTTTGGCTCGGATGAACAAGAAAGACTCATGGCTTTTCTGGTGGACACTTTACCTTGCA GCAGCTGCATGGTTTATCCTTGGGGTATTTTCTCTGATTAGATTTCAAGCTGACTATCTGCTTGTTGTTGGCGTTTGCTTGTCCCTCAATGTGGCTAATATCATCGGCTTCACAAAGTGCAAGAAAG ATGCAAAGAAACAATTTCAGCAGTTTGCTTCGCAGACAATCGCATCACGGTTCCAATCAACAGTACAATCTGCCTTCACCCTTGtctga
- a CDS encoding golgi apparatus membrane protein-like protein ECHIDNA protein: protein MDPNNQIQAPVENYANPRTCLFHVLFKGAALAFYILSALFFNSFVIIFVVTVLLAALDFWVVKNVSGRILVGLRWWNEINDLGESVWKFESLDQESLARMNKKDSWLFWWTLYLAVSISYLTLQLQHKLIT from the exons ATGGACCCTAATAATCAG ATACAGGCACCAGTTGAAAATTATGCAAACCCAAGGACATGTCTTTTCCATGTTCTCTTCAAG GGTGCTGCGTTGGCGTTTTACATTCTCTctgctctcttcttcaacagcTTTGTCATCATCTTTGTAGTCACTGTTCTTCTTGCTGCTCTTGACTTCTGGGTGGTTAAGAATGTCAGTGGGCGTATACTGGTTGGTCTCAGGTGGTGGAACGAGATCAATGACTTGGGAGAAAGTGTCTGGAAATTCGAGTCTCTTGATCAGGAG TCTTTGGCTCGGATGAACAAGAAAGACTCATGGCTTTTCTGGTGGACACTTTACCTTGCAGTAAGTATTTCATATCTAACACTTCAGTTGCAGCATAAGCTAATTACTTAA
- the CRB gene encoding chloroplast RNA binding protein (chloroplast RNA binding (CRB); FUNCTIONS IN: coenzyme binding, binding, catalytic activity; INVOLVED IN: in 6 processes; LOCATED IN: in 10 components; EXPRESSED IN: 24 plant structures; EXPRESSED DURING: 14 growth stages; CONTAINS InterPro DOMAIN/s: NAD-dependent epimerase/dehydratase (InterPro:IPR001509), NAD(P)-binding domain (InterPro:IPR016040); BEST Arabidopsis thaliana protein match is: chloroplast stem-loop binding protein of 41 kDa (TAIR:AT3G63140.1); Has 5936 Blast hits to 5936 proteins in 1402 species: Archae - 366; Bacteria - 3891; Metazoa - 108; Fungi - 58; Plants - 234; Viruses - 3; Other Eukaryotes - 1276 (source: NCBI BLink).): MAKMMMLQQHQPSFSLLTSSLSDFNGAKLHLQVQYKRKVHQPKGALYVSASSEKKILIMGGTRFIGLFLSRILVKEGHQVTLFTRGKSPIAKQLPGESDQDFADFSSKILHLKGDRKDYDFVKSSLSAEGFDVVYDINGREAEEVEPILEALPKLEQYIYCSSAGVYLKSDILPHCEEDAVDPKSRHKGKLETESLLQSKGVNWTSIRPVYIYGPLNYNPVEEWFFHRLKAGRPIPVPNSGIQISQLGHVKDLATAFLNVLGNEKASREIFNISGEKYVTFDGLAKACAKAGGFPEPEIVHYNPKEFDFGKKKAFPFRDQHFFASVEKAKHVLGWKPEFDLVEGLTDSYNLDFGRGTFRKEADFTTDDMILSKKLVLQ; this comes from the exons ATGgcgaagatgatgatgttgcaACAGCATCAgccttctttctctctccttACTTCTTCTCTGTCTGACTTCAATGGCGCTAAGCTCCATTTACAAGTCCAG TACAAGAGGAAGGTTCATCAGCCAAAAGGAGCACTCTATGTTTCAGCGTCGAGCGAAAAGAAGATTCTGATAATGGGTGGTACTCGATTCATTGGTCTGTTCTTGTCCAGGATCCTTGTCAAAGAGGGACATCAG GTTACATTGTTCACAAGGGGTAAATCTCCTATTGCCAAACAATTGCCCGGTGAATCTGACCAAGACTTTGCTGATTTCTCTTCTAAG ATTCTTCACTTGAAAGGAGACAGAAAGGACTATGACTTTGTGAAGTCAAGTCTTTCAGCAGAAGGCTTCGATGTTGTTTATGATATCAACG gGAGGGAGGCCGAAGAAGTTGAGCCCATACTAGAAGCACTACCCAAACTAGAGCA GTACATCTACTGTTCTTCAGCTGGTGTTTATCTGAAATCTGATATCTTGCCACATTGTGAG GAGGATGCAGTTGATCCGAAGAGCAGGCACAAGGGGAAGCTGGAGACTGAGAGCTTACTGCAATCAAAAGGTGTAAACTGGACTTCTATACGTCCTGTCTACATCTACGGTCCATTGAATTACAACCCCGTCGAAGAATGGTTTTTCCACCGTCTAAAGGCAGGTCGCCCAATCCCGGTTCCAAACTCTGGGATACAGATCTCACAACTCGGTCACGTTAAG GACTTGGCAACAGCCTTTCTCAACGTGCTTGGTAACGAGAAAGCCAGCAGAGAGATATTCAACATCTCGGGGGAGAAATATGTTACCTTTGATGGGTTAGCAAAAGCTTGCGCAAAG GCCGGTGGGTTTCCGGAGCCAGAGATTGTTCATTACAACCCGAAAGAGTTCGACTttgggaagaagaaggcaTTCCCTTTCCGTGATCAG CATTTCTTTGCATCGGTGGAGAAAGCAAAGCATGTCCTCGGATGGAAACCGGAGTTCGACTTAGTGGAGGGTCTCACTGACTCATACAACCTTGATTTCGGTCGCGGAACATTCCGGAAAGAAGCGGATTTCACCACTGACGACATGATTCTGAGCAAGAAACTTGTTCTTCAATAA
- the CRB gene encoding chloroplast RNA binding protein produces MSKEFYELLRHNCESFWFVVWLWFELSEYPPHLCQYKRKVHQPKGALYVSASSEKKILIMGGTRFIGLFLSRILVKEGHQVTLFTRGKSPIAKQLPGESDQDFADFSSKILHLKGDRKDYDFVKSSLSAEGFDVVYDINGREAEEVEPILEALPKLEQYIYCSSAGVYLKSDILPHCEEDAVDPKSRHKGKLETESLLQSKGVNWTSIRPVYIYGPLNYNPVEEWFFHRLKAGRPIPVPNSGIQISQLGHVKDLATAFLNVLGNEKASREIFNISGEKYVTFDGLAKACAKAGGFPEPEIVHYNPKEFDFGKKKAFPFRDQHFFASVEKAKHVLGWKPEFDLVEGLTDSYNLDFGRGTFRKEADFTTDDMILSKKLVLQ; encoded by the exons ATGAGTAAAGAGTTTTATGAGCTTCTTCGTCATAATTGTGAGAGTTTCTGGTTTGTGGTTTGGCTCTGGTTTGAGTTGTCTGAATACCCCCCTCATTTGTGTCAA TACAAGAGGAAGGTTCATCAGCCAAAAGGAGCACTCTATGTTTCAGCGTCGAGCGAAAAGAAGATTCTGATAATGGGTGGTACTCGATTCATTGGTCTGTTCTTGTCCAGGATCCTTGTCAAAGAGGGACATCAG GTTACATTGTTCACAAGGGGTAAATCTCCTATTGCCAAACAATTGCCCGGTGAATCTGACCAAGACTTTGCTGATTTCTCTTCTAAG ATTCTTCACTTGAAAGGAGACAGAAAGGACTATGACTTTGTGAAGTCAAGTCTTTCAGCAGAAGGCTTCGATGTTGTTTATGATATCAACG gGAGGGAGGCCGAAGAAGTTGAGCCCATACTAGAAGCACTACCCAAACTAGAGCA GTACATCTACTGTTCTTCAGCTGGTGTTTATCTGAAATCTGATATCTTGCCACATTGTGAG GAGGATGCAGTTGATCCGAAGAGCAGGCACAAGGGGAAGCTGGAGACTGAGAGCTTACTGCAATCAAAAGGTGTAAACTGGACTTCTATACGTCCTGTCTACATCTACGGTCCATTGAATTACAACCCCGTCGAAGAATGGTTTTTCCACCGTCTAAAGGCAGGTCGCCCAATCCCGGTTCCAAACTCTGGGATACAGATCTCACAACTCGGTCACGTTAAG GACTTGGCAACAGCCTTTCTCAACGTGCTTGGTAACGAGAAAGCCAGCAGAGAGATATTCAACATCTCGGGGGAGAAATATGTTACCTTTGATGGGTTAGCAAAAGCTTGCGCAAAG GCCGGTGGGTTTCCGGAGCCAGAGATTGTTCATTACAACCCGAAAGAGTTCGACTttgggaagaagaaggcaTTCCCTTTCCGTGATCAG CATTTCTTTGCATCGGTGGAGAAAGCAAAGCATGTCCTCGGATGGAAACCGGAGTTCGACTTAGTGGAGGGTCTCACTGACTCATACAACCTTGATTTCGGTCGCGGAACATTCCGGAAAGAAGCGGATTTCACCACTGACGACATGATTCTGAGCAAGAAACTTGTTCTTCAATAA
- the GolS3 gene encoding galactinol synthase 3 (galactinol synthase 3 (GolS3); CONTAINS InterPro DOMAIN/s: Glycosyl transferase, family 8 (InterPro:IPR002495); BEST Arabidopsis thaliana protein match is: galactinol synthase 2 (TAIR:AT1G56600.1); Has 1260 Blast hits to 1259 proteins in 288 species: Archae - 0; Bacteria - 98; Metazoa - 258; Fungi - 282; Plants - 479; Viruses - 73; Other Eukaryotes - 70 (source: NCBI BLink).): MAPEMNNKLSYGEKKRAYVTFLAGTGDYVKGVVGLAKGLRKTKSKYPLVVAVLPDVPADHRRQLLDQGCVIKEIQPVYPPDNQTQFAMAYYVLNYSKLRIWKFVEYSKLIYLDGDIQVFENIDHLFDLPDGNFYAVKDCFCEKTWSHTPQYKIGYCQQCPDKVTWPESELGPKPPLYFNAGMFVYEPSLPTYYNLLETLKVVPPTPFAEQDFLNMYFKDIYKPIPPVYNLVLAMLWRHPENIELNEAKVVHYCAAGAKPWRFTGQEGNMEREDIKMLVEKWWDIYNDESLDYKNFNVHCGQKEDVHRKPKTLPQFFTDLSEADVLQCAKAPSAA, encoded by the exons ATGGCACCTGAGATGAACAACAAGTTGAGCTAcggagaaaagaagagagcGTACGTTACGTTCCTCGCCGGAACCGGAGACTACGTGAAAGGAGTGGTTGGTCTGGCTAAAGGGCTAAGGAAAACTAAAAGCAAGTACCCATTAGTGGTTGCTGTGTTACCTGACGTGCCGGCCGATCACCGGAGACAGCTATTGGACCAAGGCTGCGTCATCAAGGAGATTCAGCCGGTTTACCCACCGGATAACCAAACTCAGTTTGCTATGGCTTACTACGTCCTCAACTACTCTAAACTTCGTATTTGGAAG TTTGTAGAGTACAGCAAGCTGATATACTTAGACGGAGACATACAAGTGTTTGAGAACATAGATCACTTGTTTGATCTTCCTGACGGCAACTTCTACGCCGTTAAAGACTGTTTCTGCGAGAAGACTTGGAGCCACACGCCTCAGTACAAGATTGGCTACTGCCAACAGTGTCCGGACAAGGTGACGTGGCCTGAGTCAGAGCTTGGTCCTAAGCCACCGTTGTACTTCAACGCCGGCATGTTCGTCTACGAGCCAAGCCTCCCCACTTATTACAACCTTTTGGAGACACTCAAAGTTGTCCCTCCCACACCTTTTGCTGAACAG GATTTCTTGAACATGTACTTCAAAGACATATACAAGCCTATTCCACCAGTTTACAATCTTGTCTTGGCCATGCTCTGGAGGCATCCAGAGAACATAGAGCTTAACGAAGCTAAGGTTGTTCATTACTGTGCAGCCGGTGCTAAGCCTTGGAG GTTCACAGGCCAAGAAGGAAATATGGAGAGGGAAGACATCAAGATGCTTGTAGAGAAATGGTGGGACATTTACAACGACGAGTCTCTTGACTACAAAAACTTTAATGTGCATTGCggacaaaaagaagatgttcACAGGAAACCGAAAACCCTTCCACAGTTCTTTACAGATTTGTCTGAAGCTGATGTGCTTCAATGTGCCAAAGCTCCATCCGCGGCTTAG
- the GolS3 gene encoding galactinol synthase 3 — protein MQFVEYSKLIYLDGDIQVFENIDHLFDLPDGNFYAVKDCFCEKTWSHTPQYKIGYCQQCPDKVTWPESELGPKPPLYFNAGMFVYEPSLPTYYNLLETLKVVPPTPFAEQDFLNMYFKDIYKPIPPVYNLVLAMLWRHPENIELNEAKVVHYCAAGAKPWRFTGQEGNMEREDIKMLVEKWWDIYNDESLDYKNFNVHCGQKEDVHRKPKTLPQFFTDLSEADVLQCAKAPSAA, from the exons ATGCAGTTTGTAGAGTACAGCAAGCTGATATACTTAGACGGAGACATACAAGTGTTTGAGAACATAGATCACTTGTTTGATCTTCCTGACGGCAACTTCTACGCCGTTAAAGACTGTTTCTGCGAGAAGACTTGGAGCCACACGCCTCAGTACAAGATTGGCTACTGCCAACAGTGTCCGGACAAGGTGACGTGGCCTGAGTCAGAGCTTGGTCCTAAGCCACCGTTGTACTTCAACGCCGGCATGTTCGTCTACGAGCCAAGCCTCCCCACTTATTACAACCTTTTGGAGACACTCAAAGTTGTCCCTCCCACACCTTTTGCTGAACAG GATTTCTTGAACATGTACTTCAAAGACATATACAAGCCTATTCCACCAGTTTACAATCTTGTCTTGGCCATGCTCTGGAGGCATCCAGAGAACATAGAGCTTAACGAAGCTAAGGTTGTTCATTACTGTGCAGCCGGTGCTAAGCCTTGGAG GTTCACAGGCCAAGAAGGAAATATGGAGAGGGAAGACATCAAGATGCTTGTAGAGAAATGGTGGGACATTTACAACGACGAGTCTCTTGACTACAAAAACTTTAATGTGCATTGCggacaaaaagaagatgttcACAGGAAACCGAAAACCCTTCCACAGTTCTTTACAGATTTGTCTGAAGCTGATGTGCTTCAATGTGCCAAAGCTCCATCCGCGGCTTAG
- a CDS encoding Plant invertase/pectin methylesterase inhibitor superfamily protein (Plant invertase/pectin methylesterase inhibitor superfamily protein; FUNCTIONS IN: enzyme inhibitor activity, pectinesterase inhibitor activity, pectinesterase activity; INVOLVED IN: biological_process unknown; LOCATED IN: cellular_component unknown; CONTAINS InterPro DOMAIN/s: Pectinesterase inhibitor (InterPro:IPR006501); BEST Arabidopsis thaliana protein match is: Plant invertase/pectin methylesterase inhibitor superfamily protein (TAIR:AT1G09370.1); Has 29 Blast hits to 29 proteins in 6 species: Archae - 0; Bacteria - 0; Metazoa - 0; Fungi - 0; Plants - 29; Viruses - 0; Other Eukaryotes - 0 (source: NCBI BLink).), with product MIVLVLYIFTPHIEGVEADGPTEALINSICIENEDYGFCNKIIHEKLKTPTATIKELTSLIIYTTMAHASDTYIFIDNILRKWPGPKETSGLKTCHAVYKRETNSFLEIRFLFSKGEYELMDEAILSTAKILEECRGDFLIPPYKEPLLEKKRVMRILITMSAVSGHMVKNEKASLISSVVTAQFFNI from the coding sequence ATGATCGTTCTtgttctttatatttttactcCTCACATTGAAGGAGTCGAAGCCGATGGACCAACAGAAGCACTGATCAATAGTATTTGCATAGAAAACGAAGATTATGGATTTTGCAATAAAATCATCCATGAAAAATTGAAGACACCAACGGCTACTATCAAAGAACTCACGAGTCTCATAATATACACCACTATGGCTCACGCCAGTGATACTTACATTTTCATCGATAACATCCTCCGCAAATGGCCTGGCCCTAAGGAGACGAGTGGTCTCAAGACTTGTCATGCAGTTTATAAGAGAGAGACCAATAGTTTCTTAGAAATTCGCTTTCTATTTTCAAAAGGAGAGTACGAACTTATGGATGAAGCCATTTTGTCCACAGCCAAGATCTTAGAAGAGTGTAGGGGCGATTTTCTTATTCCTCCTTACAAGGAGCCTCTgcttgagaagaagagagttatGAGAATATTGATCACCATGTCTGCTGTTTCTGGACATATGGTCAAAAATGAGAAGGCTTCCTTGATTAGCTCAGTAGTTACTGCCCAGTTTTTCAATATTTGA